A region of the Salmo trutta unplaced genomic scaffold, fSalTru1.1, whole genome shotgun sequence genome:
aggtcagagcgtgacagggggttttgtctagtttatttatttctatgttggttctagtttcttttttctatattGGGGCtttgtctagtttctgtatttctatgtggggttctagtttctgtatgtctatgttgtttttttggggatgatctccaattagaggcagctggtcatcgttgtctctaattggggatcatatttaagttgttggttttcccactaggttttgtgggagattattttgagtaagtgtatgttgcacctcttcgtcacggtttgttgttttgttcattagtttatttgtatgtcttgcatagtttcacagttacaataaaacacagtaaaatgtggaatgatacacacgctgcgctttggtctccatcatacgacaaacgttacagaatctcccaccaccaacggaccaagcagcgtggtcaggaggactggacctgggaggaaatcctggatagggcaggaccctggacaaggcccggggagtatcgccgtccaaaggaggagattgaagcagcgagagcagaacggtGATATTAcgaggcagcgagagaggaacggcgacaatACGAAGAACTAGCatggcaacgacggaagcccgaaaGGCAgctccccccaaaatgtttttttgggggggtggggacacggggagtttggtggagtcaggtttgggacctgagccaactcctcgtgcttactgTGGAGAGCtgaggggtgaaccagagccagtcagggagacgagtgaggaactcgacgcaagattccggagagaggtgttggcattgagagcgctgcagagcgggcgtgctgaggagcgtgacaccagtctggtgtcatatgcaccagtttcatgcatctggccttcagtgcgcctccccagtctggtacgtcctgtgtctcctccacgcacTCGCTTGAGGGAGCGTGTGAcctgtcaggcaccatgttttgtgGTGATACACACGGTGTCTCCAGagcacattcacagcccagtgtgtcctgtgccagcgccccgcacttgccgggctaaagtgagcatccagccaggacggattgtgccagccctacgctccagacctccagtgcgcctccacagcccagtacgccctgtgcctgctcctcatactcgccctgaagtgcctgtcaccagtctggcaccacctgtgccagccccacgcatcaggcctccagtgcgcctgcccagtccggggtgtcctgttcctgctcccagcactcgccctgaggtgcgtgttaccagtctggcaccacctgtgccaaacccacgcatcaggcctccagtgcgcattcccagtccagagcttccggcgacagttgccagtccagaacttccggcgacagttgccagtccagaacttccggcgacagttgccagtcctgagcttccggcgacagttcccagtccagagcgtccggcgacagttcccagtccggagcctcctgaggtGGCGGcgcacagtccggagcctcctgaggtggcggcccacagtccggacccTCCTGAGGcggcggcccacagtccggagcctccagcgacgtcccccagtccggagcctccagcggcattctgcagtccagagcctccggcgatgatccgcaGTCCGGTGACACGAAAGCGGAACGATCAGATGGCAGAGCGGGGGctatgccccgaaccggagccacctcttATGCTGGGGAATAAGCAGGATGAGAGAGTTCTttgtcccgcaccagaaccgcctccgatgcagGAGAATCcgtgggatgagaaggttctttgtcctgcaccagagccgccactgacattagacacccaccctaaccctccctgtttttttttgtttagggTTTTGTGTTCAGAGTCCGCactttggggggtgggggggtactgtcacattctGACCATAGAAAGCGTTTATTTTCTATggcagagtaggtcagggtgtgacagggggttttgtctagtttatttatttctatgttggttctagtttcttttttctatctTGGGGGtttgtctagtttctgtatttctatgttgttttttggggggatgatctccaattagaggcagctggtcatcgttgtctctaattggggatcatatttaagttgttggttttcccactaggttttgtgggagattattttgagtaagtatATGTTGCActtcttcgtcacggtttgttgtgttcattagtttatttgtatgtcttgcatagtttcacagttacaataaaatgtggaaagtTACACACGCTGTGCATTGGTCTCCAtcatacgacaaacgtgacaataCCAACCTCTTTTTCTTCACGTCACTCACCAAACTGACTCACCCCGCTCCCCCACCCCCATAGTGGCCCTTCCAAAAAAATCCCTCGGAACTGACCTGATCTGAggtagctgggggggggggggggggggtactgaggAAGAGTCACCCATTTAGGAGCAGAACACCTCTGATTTAAAGGAAACCTACCAAGAAGAggaacccacaaaccccaaaaccTCCGTAACCTCTAACCATCATCGCTGTCTCCAGCAGACTCTGCTGCTGCACAGCTCTCTGTCTCACATATAAATAAACCCCAGAGAGACACCAGGCCACCATTACTGACTCACATTGACTCTCCATCTACAGACAGGTACAGTCAACATAGACTCCACAGCTTAACTCTAAAAGGACTCCTTGAAAGACTTCTCAAAGACTTCGAAAGACTTCTCAAGGGCATATTTTGATATATTTTGCGAGGCTTTTGTTCTGTGGATTGAAAGAACGTGAGCCGCTGTAACCAGGATAATAATATGAATTCAGCCCTGGATCTTGTTGTGGTAGTATGGTTGGGATTCTGCTCTGTAGTGGTTCTGGGACGCCCCCACCACTCTTGCTCTGACCTTGGGCCCAGAATCATAGAGGACATCGAAACCCTGCAAGGCCCTTTGGTGAGTTGAAATAGAAAGCCTTAAAGCTGTTTAAACTGATTTCTCTGGTCCGTGGtcatggatgtgtcccaaatagcaccctattcagtttatagcgcactactttggCCACATACCACAAACACCCGAGGTGCCTTCTTGCTATTATAAATAGTTTACCGATGTAAATTACAACCATAAATAAGTAATTTTTTGtgatatagggtctgatataccacatctttcagccaatcagcattcagggctcgacccaCCCGGTTGATAACATGTTATAATGCCTAATGCATGTGGTACTATGACAGTCCTGTCCTGTACTACTGAGAAGGTCCCTTCTCctgaccttcatcagatgacaaacaacaaacttacagtcaatttACAGACGTCTTGGGATTTTCTCACTTCTTCAGCTGGGTCTCAAAGTTTCATGCAAATGTTCAAAGCCCCCCCAAGGGTTAGATGTGGGCTATGATGTTCACAGTTACAGTAGCCTAGTTCCCACCATCAGAGAGAAccatagactacagtgaggtcgCCCCctagggggtggagagggaaaggTGGCCTGAGTAACATCATTTGATTATGATGGCGAAAGCAGTAAATTAAAGGGATGTATTTTCCAACTTCATGATGTACACATTTAGAAAAAGACAAGATCTATATGATAAATTGTTCTTAAAACTCTGCTTGAGTCTGTGTACTAAATGTCAAATGTACTCATTTTATTCAGGATCTGCTGGACACCAACTTGGTCAGCCAACCTGTCTTCCTGGAGCTCATGAGAGAGCTTGATGGCAAGTTTGAGGTAAATATCTCATATTCATTTCAGTTTTTCAACAAATGTTACTGAACTCAAAAAGTTCTGTACATAGTTTAATTTTTCAGTTTTAAAGCCAACATGATTTGTATATTCAACCTGCTGGCCCTGCTATTATAGATTCAACCTGCTGGCCCTGCTGCTGTATATTCAACCTGTTGGCCCTGCTATTATAGATTCAACCTACTGGCCCTGCTGCTGTATATTCAACCTGTTGGCCCTGCTATTATAGATTCAACCTGCTGGCCCTGCTGTTATAGATTCAACCTACTGGCCCTGCTGCTGTATATTCAACCTGTTGGCCCTGCTATTATAGATTCAACCTGTTGGCCCTGCTATTATAGATTCAACCTGCTGGCCCTGCTGTTGTAGATTCAACCTGCTGGCCCTGTCAACCTGCTGGCCCTGCTGTTGTAGATTCAACCCGCTGGCCTGCTATTGTAGATTCAACCTGCTGGCCCTGTCAACCTGCTGTCACATGTACTGAGGATGAACTCATTGTTAAtggtgtgcctttttttctctctttctctctctctctctcttctctctctctctctctctctctctctctctctctctttctctctctctctctctctctctctctctctctctctctctctcttcatctctctctctctctctctctctgtgtctttctctctctctctctctctcctctccccttttgtGGTCTTCTCTCCATTAGAAGCATGAACAGTGGCTGCTCCTGAATGCCACTCTGGACGTGTACCTAAACATCTTCTCCAACATGCTGAAGGAGAACTATCCAGAGGAAGTCAAGCAGGGCCTCAGCAGACTCCATGGGAAGGTGGAGGATCTGAAGAGGAGCTACTACCAGGACAGACTGAAGATGAAGATACAGGCTCTGGCGGACATTAAGGTCAAAAGACTAAACTAAGATATTCACTTATtctgtttgcatcccaaatggcatcctattccctatatagtgcactacttttaaccagagccctatagacagtgcactatatagggaatgtggtaccatttgggatgagTCAGTATATAAAAAATgaattgtgtgtgagagaaagagagagagagagagagtgagagagattgagagagagagagagagagagagacagagagagagagagagattgagagaaagcaagagagagagtgagtgagagagagagaaagagagagagagagagagagagagagagagagagagagagagtaaatgtgtgcttgtgtgtctcaTAGTTTTTAAAAAGTCCATTGTTGTCTGAATGCCGTCTTCCAAGTGTGGACACTCCACTGGTCAGGTCAAGATGATGACGTCTCTCTAAATGTATGTTGTGACTTCTGTTTAGACCAATGATGCTGTTGTCCAGAGGAAGGCTGTGAACGAGTTCAAAGTGGTCTACCAGAGAGCTTCCCAGCTGGGGACCTGTCTCCATCAGAGAGCCGAGAACGACACACAGGGCTGAGACCAGACAGAACcaccaactgactgactgattaaagACAGAGGAGACTACAGACTGTAATACATTAGGAAAGTGTGATGTCATTTCACTGCCGGTATCCACTTCAAGCGGAAATAAAAACGCAGCTGAACACCTTCATAAAAGGAGAAACAGTCACTTTCCCAACGTTGacttaacaactgcctcccagcttcctcacctactggccaccatgctgaacaccttcattaaaggggtaacagtcactttcccaacgttgacttaacaactgcctcccagcttcctcacctactggccaccatgctgaacaccttcattaaaggagaaacagtcactttcccaacgttgacttaacaactgcctcccagcttcctcacctactggccaccatgctgaacaccttcattaaaggggtaacagtcactttcccaacgttgacttaacaactgcctcccaggttcctcacctactggccaccatgctgaacaccttcattaaaggagaaacagtcactttcccaacgttgacttaacaactgcctcccagcttcctcacctactggccaccatgctgaacaccttcattaaaggggaaacagtcactttcccaacgttgacttaacaactgcctcccagctCCCTCACCTACTGGTCACCATGCTGAACACCTTCATTAAAGGGGAAACAGTCACTTTCCCAACGTTGacttaacaactgcctcccagcttcctcacctactggccaccatgctgaacaccttcattaaaggggaaacagtcactttcccaacgttgacttaacaactgcctcccagcttcctcacctactggccaccatgctgaacaccttcattaaaggagaaacagtcactttcccaacgttgacttaacaactgcctcccagcttcctcacctactggccaccatgctgaacaccttcattaaaggggaaacagtcactttcccaacgttgacttaacaactgcctcccagcttcctcacctactggccaccatgctgaacaccttcattaaaggggtaacagtcactttcccaacgttgacttaacaactgcctcccagcttcctcacctactggccaccatgctgaacaccttcattaaaggggtaacagtcactttcccaacgttgacttaacaactgcctcccagcttcctcacctactggtcaccatgctgaacaccttcattaaaggggtaacagtcactttcccaacgttgacttaacaactgcctcccagcttcctcacctactggccaccatgctgaacaccttcattaaaggggtaacagtcactttcccaacgttgacttaacaactgcctcccagctTCCTCACCTACTGGCCACCATGCTTGTTCACGGTGCTATTTATTTAACTTAAACATCATTtaacatatttattatatatttaagtGCAATGACATAATATTAGTATTTATAGTAGTGAATATTTATCAACTTTGTATGAAGGGAATTTCCATTGGTCCTATAACCGTGGTAATGTAGtactatttgatttgatatcataGTTCACAATCAATGGATCATATGTACTGTATTTATATCCTGGAAATAAAATCACCCTGAAAATATATCCTGTTACATGTCTTGAGTCtggtttttaaaaatgtgttttttattcaGTTTCCAAATTGGATTCCATGTTACTGAAGTGCTGTTCtttcttacattttagtcatttagcagacgctcttatccagagcaacttatagtagtgaatgcatacatttcattcatttttttcttctctgtactggctccccgtgggaattgaacctacaatcctggtgttgcaaacaccatgttctaccaactgagccacagggagcttAATTCTCTCCGTCTTAATTAAtgtgagtcattttctatttctTGATCATTTTAATAATGGATGTAGAAAGCATCCAGTTTATTTCCTGATGTGAATTAAATTATGCTGAGTCACATTATTTCAGATTGTGGTTCTGGAGCTGTAAAGGTCAGATCATTCATTTGATTGTGTCCTGAGATGAGTGTGTTGTAGGAACCTTTAACTCAGATCCCACATTTCAGTGTTGTCACCTGACGTGTATTGGTGTTGCGCAGCCGGTCAGAAACCCCAACTTGTCGTCCTTTCTGAGGTGACAGACTGACACCATCAATACTAGAGATGAACCATTTCTCTCTCATGGAAACTGACAAGTATCTGTTGAGTTCCAGTGTAAAGTTGACACATTCACCCACAAATGCCATTGATGAGATGGATATACCACTGAGTCATGCTGCCTTGGCTTCTCTGGGTTGTATTTATATGTGGGAGTGTCCTTCAACAGAGTGCAGCTCTGAAGACGACAGTTGGAGGTTACAGGGGTGAAAATGGACTTATGATTGCAGAAGAGCATAATTAAAAAATACTACATTCATTACAATTTGTGTGAAAGTGATACAACTGAAAAACCTGGGTGTCACTAGAAACTAGCAACTAGCCTGAATAAGCAAAAGTGGTTTCTTGTTAAATCAAACCACATTCTTTCAATATCAATATTTGTTTGAAAGTGATGCCAGTGTCCCACCTTTGAAAAAGCCTGGGTGTCAATGAAAGATAGCATCAGCATCTATCTGTACTAGCATTAGCAACCAGCAACTATCATCTACtgtagcaacacagaagtcaacagacagggctctgttctctggcaacacagaagtcaacagacagggctctgttctctagcaacacagaagtcaacagacagggctctgttctctagcaacacagaagtcaacagacagggctctgtcctctagcaacacagaagtcaacagacagggctctgttctctagcaacacagaagtcaacagacagggctctgttctctagcaacacagaagtcaacagacagggctctgttctctggcaacacagaactcaacagacagggctctgtcctctagcaacacagaagtcaacagacagggctctgttctctagcaacacagaagtcaacagacagggctctgtcctctggcaacacagaagtcaacagacagggctctgtcctctagcaacacagaagtcaacagacagggctctgtcctctggcaacacagaagtcaacagacagggctctgtcctctagcaacacagaagtcaacagacagggctctgttctctagcaacacagaagtcaacagacagggctctgtcctctagcaacacagaagtcaacagacagggctctgtcctctagcaacacagaagtcaacagacagggctctgtcctctggcaacacagaagtcaacagacagggctctgttctctagcaacacagaagtcaacagacagggctctgtcctctagcaacacagaagtcaacagacagggctctgtcctctggcaacacagaagtcaacagacagggctctgttctctagcaacacagaagtcaacagacagggctctgtcctctagcaacacagaagtcaacagacagggctctgtcctctggcaacacagaagtcaacagacagggctctgttctctagcaacacagaagtcaacagacagggctctgtcctctagcaacacagaagtcaacagacagggctctgttctctagcaacacagaagtcaacagacagggctctgttctctagcaacacagaagtcaacagacagggctctgtcctctagcaacacagaagtcaacagacagggctctgttctctagcaacacagaagtcaacagacagggctctgtcctctggcaacacagaagtcaacagacagggctctgttctctagcaacacagaagtcaacagacagggctctgtgctctagcaacacagaactcaacagacagggctctgtcctctagcaacacagaagtcaacagacagggctctgtcctctagcaacacagaagtcaacagacagggctctgtcctctggcaacacagaagtcaacagacagggctctgttctctagcaacacagaagtcaacagacagggctctgtgctctagcaacacagaactcaacagacagggctctgtcctctagcaacacagaagtcaacagacagggctctgtcctctagcaacacagaagtcaacagacagggctctgtcctctggcaacacagaagtcaacagacagggctctgttctctagcaacacagaagtccaacagacagggctctgtgctctagcaacacagaactcaacagacagggctctgtcctctagcaacacagaagtcaacagacagggctctgtcctctagcaacacagaagtcaacagacagggctctgtcctctggcaacacagaagtcaacagacagggctctgttctctagcaacacagaagtcaacagacagggctctgtgctctagcaacacagaactcaacagacagggctctgtcctctagcaacacagaagtcaacagacagggctctgtcctctagcaacacagaagtcaacagacagggctctgtcctctggcaacacagaagtcaacagacagggctctgttctctagcaacacagaagtcaacagacagggctctgtcctctagcaacacagaagtcaacagacatgTATACCAACCTGAACTTTATTGCATCACCAAAGAACTTCCCCAGAATGTGTCTAACTACCTGTTTCCTAGGGATTCCAACCCAAGACCCCATGCTCTGCTGCAAAAAACAAGGTGTTCAGTGGCCGTGTGTTGGTGTGTGATTTAAAG
Encoded here:
- the LOC115181885 gene encoding uncharacterized protein LOC115181885, translated to MNSALDLVVVVWLGFCSVVVLGRPHHSCSDLGPRIIEDIETLQGPLDLLDTNLVSQPVFLELMRELDGKFEKHEQWLLLNATLDVYLNIFSNMLKENYPEEVKQGLSRLHGKVEDLKRSYYQDRLKMKIQALADIKTNDAVVQRKAVNEFKVVYQRASQLGTCLHQRAENDTQG